The following nucleotide sequence is from Pygocentrus nattereri isolate fPygNat1 chromosome 25, fPygNat1.pri, whole genome shotgun sequence.
gcagagggtggtgaaggctgcacagaggactcaGCCTTCCCGCAGCCTCCTTCcttggagtcagccttcccaccaccatggacatttacacctccagatgcaggaaaagggctactggcatcatgaaggaccccactcacccagcacacacactctgttctgctcccctcaggcaggaggctgcggagcattacgagtaaaacaaccagactgaggaacggcttcttccctgaagccgtgAGACTCTTAAACTCCACTTAAACGTCACTGCAacggcacttcatgtccacttatttatctctgctgctgtcctgaatcagtgcctccactatatcacccctccactacatcacccctccactacatcacccctccactacatcacccctccactacatcacccctccacatgtcactttatacattaccagtattaagatgtacaccttctacctcataCTGCTGTgattcatgctgctgttatttgcaccttctatttattgtttattgttacttttgggagttaactggggcCTTGAGTACATTATTTCATTCCAGCCCATGTACCACATgcgatgcgaatgacaataaaacctTATTTTATCTTGTGGAGGTGTGCAATCTACAATAGGAGCTGAGAGACCTTTAAAAACCTGCACCGGCCACTAAGCCAATAAATCATGTGGCCAAAATCTGCAATTTGCAGCCATAAAAATGGAAACgtttatcatatatatatatattgtttttgcaaTGAGCGAGGAAGCTTTGGCTCTAAGAACAGCGAGGCGGGGCTTGGTGTAGGAAAATCAGTAAAAACCTTATATTAATAAGAACATGTTGTGGTGACTATGGTGGTCCTATCCCGTCCTGATGTCATCTGTTCTGGGTTATTTCATTAAATCCTGTTCAGCCACTGCAGTGAAATTCTCTCCGTGTAGCAGCAGCTCATTTAAAGGGCCAGTATAGCGGAAAACAGAGTTTGATAAAGGTTTTCAAACAAATTCTGAAAATGTGCCGTTCACTCTGCAGCCCACGCAGCCCATATTcttggaaactaagctgcaaaaacatccTGTGCTGAgcaaactgtttttgtgatgtcacaaaaccagtgcatttacatatcCACTTTTTTCGCCCacggcagtttagcccctcccattcactTTAAAGTTATGAGACGTGTTcggcctggactgctttttgagtaAGCCGTATCACAGagcggccaatcagaacagagataatttacatatatcagtcttaaaggcaaaataacaaaaacggtgtgtttaaatctgtttttgaTGCAAAAAAAGTCATCAATGGACCtcaggaaaaaaattaaatacaagaaaaatgcaggatattGGCTCTTTAACAGCACCATGCTCGCTTTCACAGCGATCACAGGTAATACATTCTGACATCGTGTGACGTCTGACCGAACACCTCTTAAAAcggagaaataatgaaaaataaacctTCAAAGCAGCAACTCCGCCTATGGATTTAGCATTTTTAGTGGTGGAAACGTGAAACGTCACACGTCCACCTCTGCTAGATAACCTTATTTTcattgaaaacacaaaaaaagggACAGGAAAAGCTCAGCAGACTCAGCTCTGCAACTCACTATGAAATTACTATTCTAAGTCATAAGCAACACATTCAGCCCAGCAGCTTCTAGTCATAATGTTCCACTGGGCTTTAAGTGAGAACTGACGTTTGAATGAGAGTGAGTCAGAGAGGGAAGTAGAGCTTTCACAGAGAAGCTTTAGGGCCAGTAATAACTGAAGCGAGAAGACACTGTTCTGCCTTAAATGTCTTCTTTTAAGCACCTTAAAATAGACAGATAAGGGACGGCTGCAAGTAAGGTTCCTCTGAAACACACAAGCTAATCTTGCAGTGGACGCTTAATGATATAATACTGAACAGAGTGATTACTACATATACGCTTTTACCATTTGGGAAACAAAAGTTGTGAAAAAAttggagaaaaacaacaaaatacgCCCTTAAATTATGGTGGGGGGTGTGATAAATAAGCACTAAGCAGGTGTTAGTTTTAGAGCCCCCCTTTGATAAGCAACGCTGCTGAAACAGAATGGCTTACTGGCACTTCAAAATAAACAGCGTGGATCAGTTTGCAGCAAGCTTGAAGCGGCAGACACAGTACTGCCCGTCTGATCAGCTGGACCAcagctttattaaaaaaaactaccCTTTTGGTAAAATCCTCCTCCCAAAGAAACAGTCCGAGGTTCGGTTACCTGGACACAGATTACACTACTTAGGCTTTTTAGTGACGGACCACCAACAGCAATGCTATTAATCCAAGACGTGTCCAGGAAACCAGGCCCTGAACGTTTAGGACAATGGCTAGGAACACTTACTCAGCAGACTCAGTACTTCTGAAGGTAATCTTAATCTTTCACATTTGAACCTGCTGCTAGTCCATCCTAAACGCTTATTTGAATGATTTTGGAGAACTTCAGGGTCAAACTCGGCGTATATGTTCGGGCTTGACCAACAAATTTGAGGCCAATGCCGATTTTAAGAGGATAATCAATAACATCGGCCAagataattttatatttatatgacaTACTCCAGTAGTTTTAGTGAAAGAGTCCTTTGTTGACCGATTTGAGTCATTTAGAGCTATACTATTTAAGATtctgggatttggagacctctctggtggaaatgggTAATTACATGCAACATGCAGCCTGCATCCACTTGTGGTGAAACAAAGCTGAAGGGGAATTCCGCAGATTTTCAAAAATTTCTGAACACTTAAATGGCTTGGATgtggttctgagcggtttggtgtgaaaaaccttctagttctagagaaacttactgagtcagaactgttcacagtggtggtgataggaaccagacgtccccctctaaaagctcgaAAAAAGctagaaagttcctacatgaaatggttatgaattcactgcctgatgactgagacgctgttttatgacagttttgagaaagTCTTGAcctaaaatgtgctttttaaaagtGACTGTTCAgatctcacacactgaaatctgcagaaaccatcagtggaactcccctttaaaaGGACCCAAAGAACAACAAAGAGAgacacctttcctttaacacattccataaaatctgattttaatgATAAATAGATAAGACTCCTAAAACTGTCCATGTTCAGAATCATATTTTTCAGAGTACAGTCAGTTCTCCCTCCTCCAAATATGCAGACCAGGCGCCTCCATGTGGCTCCAAACACCTGCCTGCCCGACAGCGTCCCGCTGACAGTCCCAAGCCCTCCTGGGTCCCAAAGCCCCTCCCCTTCCTCTCTCCGGCACATAGGTCACCTGTAGGTCCATGCAGTAGTCCCGATTTCTGCCCGTCAATCATTCACTTTAGCCCCTCCCCCCTACAGGATGAGTCTCTGGCCCAGGATCTTGCGGTTGATCTCAGCCAAGGCCACGGAGAAAACAAAAGCCTTCTCGTCTGACAGGTTGGCATAAATGTCGACCtccttttcctgtttttctaaaataaaaaaagcacaatgCCACAGGAAAATATCACTAAAAGTGGAAGGAAGACTAAAAGCACATTTCAAAGCCACACAAAACAATGACAAATGGAAATGCAGTGCATTCAAAAGCTCCAGGGTTTAGTGATCTGCCTCAATAAACAGACCTGATCCAACTCAAACTAACGAGCAAAGCCTTCGTTAAATTCAGAGTGTCTCTCTGCAGAGCTGCGGTCTGCCATGATGAAACCACCAGGAACTGTGTTTGACACCCGCTGCTCTATCTGATTTCAGCTACGGTGGTAGAGAAACCTTTCCTTTGCATCAGAGGAGCTGATCATTTGGGGGGCGCAATGCGGCAAAATGTAGCATCACAAGGTTTAATAAGTGGAAATATACGCCAGTTgtgctaaaaatgtaaaaatactgtCAAACAAATTAGTACAATTCATGTAATTgctgtggaattgtgtagaTCCAGTTCACGTTGAAGTGGTGTCCAAAACTGTATATTTTTCAAggtattttgacttttttttttttttttttttactgttgctGTCCGAAAGATCAGTGTAAGAAACCTAGCAGAGGTCTCTCTCTAGGAGACCCTACATCTATTATAaataatggccattttaaatACTGTGCCAATCATTTGTATCTTCATGGCTCCACAACAGCATCcagtgcttggaccccagtGATTGCCACTTACCATGTAATTTGTAGATGTTTATCTCACGGTGAAATATGCAAACATTAAATCAGCTTCACTGCTCACAAAACACAGATCCCTTGTCATGCTTCAGTAACATTATCCCCGCTCTGATCAGcctagaaaaataaaaactacatcTGTGGGTTGGCTAATTAGAAACTGCTGCAgagtagttgtttttttttttttaaacaaaaaattcatttttatgaggctgaatgTTTTCATGAACTCAAACTGGAAAAAGAATTTCAGCCACTCTTTATTTTGCAGCAGCAAAAAATGTTATACAGCCTGAACAAAGTTTGTGAATCATTACAGCTCCAGTTTTTATAGTCATATGCACAAGTTTTAATAAACcccattaaatgttttgttgattttctaagtgaaagtaagttccTACATCCTAAACttatatggcatttttctgctaactTTAGTGCAGAATTGctatgaaacataaaatgtgctataacctttgcacaggccaccttttatgccccccccccacatTCAGCTCAGCAAATAGtaattatacataaaatatgcagatccctttagaggatgtgttaacttgcttagactacaaaaaaaaaaaaaaaaatcaacaaaacattcaaTTAATTCAATcagattaatacattttaaatatatttattgttgttggttgttgttgttgttggtagtagtagtactggtattattattagtattagtagtagtagtagtagtggtagtattagtagtattattattattgttgttggttgttggtagtagtagtactggtattaattattattattattattattattattattattattgttattattattattagtagtagtagtagtagtagtagtagtagtattattgtTGTTGGTAGTAGTactggtattattattattattattattattattagtagtagtagtagtagtagtagtagtagtagtattattgttgttgttggtagtagtagtactggtattattattattattattattattattattattagtagtagtagtagtagtagtagtagtagtagtagtggtagtattagtattattattgttgttgttgttaataataataaatgagccacaatacattttttaagGCTGGCATGTTCTGTTGCTAATTATGACGGCcctattttttaatgaaacatgcattaGATTATCATGGAATTACTGACACCAACTATAACGTGGTCAGAAAAGCTTCTTGTAaagtaatttatcatgataatggaAACCCATCGTCTCATCAGCCGCCtgagctgatcacacacagcaactTCTAGAGCAGCTATGCTTTAGTCGACTGTGAGTGAAGCGTAATCAatcatctacaacacaaacgAGGCGTGACTGAAAAACGCTGAAACAgtttccttctgtctctctgctcaGAGGGAGATGAAGCCATGGACTGTTTAAGGCTCAGAGGTGAGTGAGACGGCAAAATATAATCACAAAACTTCAGGAAGACGGATTTTTCCAACATCTGATAAGTTAAAAACAGACGAAGGAGTGCCAcgttttaaaaatactatcaggAACTACAAATCCAGGGACTGGTattgaacatttcacacactgtgctgcactaaacccacctaaacaggactaattatgctctatttttaatcaaatatgCAGTTGAATGTAGTTTTTAAGTGCTGTTGATATCCACAGCAAGCGGAACAGCTTAATGTGGCACACTGTGATGTGGTTTATTACGATGATTAATATCGTCATACAGCCCAGCTCGATCTAATTGAGCTAATCCAATACCGATCATGATAAACACATTGCTCAATCTGTCTAAAGATGCCTGTAGCAGACATTCAGTGAAAAGCCTGAACACACAATCATGAAGCCTGATTGACTGTTTAGCACCTGGAACGTTCCTCACCCGCTCCCCTGAGCAGCCTCGCTGACAGCTAAACTGAGAATCATTTTAAAACTGAGACGTGGAAAATGACCCGTTCTGCATGGATGACTCAAAAAGGAGAGAATGACTGCAGCGTTAGTAGCTGCTGGAGAAaaggggaggaaaaaagaaacgaCACTCACTACGGCCATAAAAGTTTCAGGGTATTGAATCAGCTGCGGAGAGAACCGTAATGAAACCATCATCTCCGGCGAGATGAATCACAGCCCGTGTGAATGAGTGCGTGAGCAGCTCAGTTTGAGGCGCAGAGAGTAATGAAATTGCTCATCTTTCAGTTTAAATCAAAGGCCAAATGGAAGGATGACTGAAAAGCACGTTTCCTATAACATGAGTTCATTCTGCACGGCTACACAGCCTCACACAGcgctgagcaaaagtcagagaccgccctttatttatttcatttccactcaAAGCAGCCATTCAACACAAGTTTCagaaaatatttctgaggaaagtAGATATGAAATCAACCACTGGCATCAGGGAGGAGAAAGACTTTCTAATCGGGAaacatgacaatatttatcatcattATGGTGATTAATTAcatcaaaatatcaaaacatgctttttttgagcatattgtggatatcagcAGTAGAGtattataagtactgtttaGTTTTCAGTGCAGAGCAGAGCGTGAAAGGGTGAAAAtaaattactgtatttattatttattttttttccccctttttactttttggatcccacaaatggggaaattccacctccgcatttaacccatccatgaagtgaaacaccacatacacactagtgaacacacacactagggggcagtgagcacacttgcccggagcagtgggcagccctatccacggcgcccggggagcagttgggggttaggtgtcttgctcaaggacacctcagtcatgtgccgtcggctctggggatcgaaccggcgaccttccggtcacagggccagatccctaacctccagcccacgactgcccccaatttatagtttatagtggcactatatatatatatatatatatatatatatatatatatatatatatatcactgttgtcggatcaaaacctcgtatggtaactttacagtagaaggaaaaaacactttacttttaatgtaagtcaatggaaccagacatttgtctaagtcattttgggccattcatcaatttaaaaaacaacaggcattttcaaattatgtcaaaaatttaaaatacatcaaaaatggagatacgaggttttgttccgacagcagtgatatttactGTAACACATCATGGCAATTTCATGATGtatcatcattacatttttaccACACCACCCATCTCTgctcttaacaaccacctggaacagcTGTTAGACCCccaaactgccccatcagataaacagcactgaaagcttccatctctgagagagagtagaagatcaagctgcttcagatctgaaaacatccacaggtgtttctgtccatccttccactgtgagaagaccactcagcactgtgggtctgaaaggatgtggagctgatcaagaagaacctcactgagaaaaggagacggacacaccaaacaaagaagatggagtgaccaccccagagtccagacctcagcaccactgaatgggtttgattagatcagaaaatcaaccagcttctcagactgagctttggaggtgtgtgtgcaggttctttgaggagctgaaagtgagtctcctgaaaagagtggaagctggaatgaaggtagaGAGCGCCTCACtgagtgtggtctctgacttttgcacatcgCTGTGTAACAGAACTCGATCCACTGCTTTTCGAGGTATTTACCTTTCTCCTCTTCCTGCTTCTTCAGGCCAACTGTCTTCGGTCTGCCCCGCCCTCTCCGGATCGGATCCGACTGGCTGTTGGTTCGGGACCGCCTTCTGTTTTCCATATCATTAGTAGACGTTAAGTTGATCTTCTCctttcttattctttctgtcCGTCTTCTCTTCGCGTCCAGTTTATCTAAAGGCAGATCACAGAGAAATCTGAATGAAAGGCGCGtaatatacataataaaagtCTGTACAAAATAAAGGTTCCCAACGGTTTTTGGCAtctaggaaaaaaaactttaattggtATAAAACCTtcaggttctttaaacttccattaaaagtgctTTGGGGAAGCAGAAGTGGCTCCTCTATGGCTTTTATTCTTAAGAGCGTTAATCACTTTAATCTGTGTTCAAGCTTTAGAGAACATGAATGTTCTGTAGCCTCTAAAACCAGTGGTTCCAAACCACacttggtcattttcttcataacgttcatattccataagctccattcagaagctgggcgtcgtgtgaggctgtagctcttctctccagtctaatagacggtgacgtcattttaaacccttataataaaagaagctgaactttgtttttctactgaaagtcgacccgtttttccccaaatctgggctctaaactataaacagacggcgtctcttcagtgatctgctctggaaacatcacttttagagaacaacacaaagagcgacggagatttttggccttcagcagtaaattggaagcatgtagtgatatgtggagatcataaaacgcacgttctgttcatttgaggggagattatacaataaataattaaataaaataaaaattacatttatttcatgcagttactgaataacctGACTTAAGATTTGCTCAGGTAGATTCAGATGAACAAATCAAAacacaccctggagaataagaggttaaacggATTCCTCTGTGGAACCTTTAGAAAGAAACaagaacctttgtttttaaagaacGTACATTTCTAGGGAAAACTCGATTGATCCTTTACATTACATGAAGATCCTTTAAAATCTCAGAACGTTCAGAacgatctgattggctgagcagtgTTACGGTCTGGGTCTGGGTTCGGACCGTGGTCCCGCCTATTCGTGACCTCCGTTCTATGGCTTCACTGTCAAAGgattaataattaaaagtaaaaaaaaaaaagaattaaggCTGATTAAACCACAAACATAGACACATGACCTTTCAACCTTACAACCCAAACAATCACGCATCCCCCGCCTGTTCTCACATTACCCCCAACACCTCCCCCCAcacatctacaacacaaaagagagagagagagagagagagagagagagagagagagagagagagagagagagagagagagagagagagagagagagagggagagaaatgccAGGCATCCCTTTTTAAAGGCCGCTCTAATTAGTGGTGAGATGCTCATTACCGCAGGAGACCTGAGCCGCTCTGCGGAGGGTTATTTATAGAGCCCTTCACGCTCAGAGTGAACACCAGACAGCGCAGGACAGTGGCAACCCTGTGTCCGGCTCTCAGGGGGGCGGTAGGTGTAAAATGAGCGAGAACACTGGAGAACGCACTACAGAGCTAGAACCTGTCGACTGCAGTCACTGCAGACAGACAGCGAGACCACCGCTTCACAGCCACGAATAAAGGAGGGGTTTCGACTGTAAAACTTTCACAACTCAATCAAAATTTCAATTACTGTGAAATTTATATCACAACTTACaaagcaaccacctgaaaagGCAAATGAATATATTCTCTTATTGGAGGAAGAGTAAacatattttcttaaaattgccttaatatcgctgctgtcggaacaaaacctcgtatctccatttttgcctgttttttttttttttacaaaagtcTAAAATACccattgttctttacattgtgtgttaatttcaagatgaaacacccaacggaaatgacccaaaattactttgaaaaaagtctggttccattgacttccattaaaagtaaagtgggttttttccttctcctgtaaagtcaccgttttggtgatacaaggtttcgctccgacagcagcgacataatATTTAACAACTTCAAACTAATTTAAAACAGGTCTTTCTGCAAATCCAGTTTCTATTCAAACGCatatactgttactgtttaaaaTCATCATGATATGCATCACAGCAATTACCGGCAATCGCACGTCTCCGGACTTCATTTgattaatgtttcaaaatgtttctttaaaaggACTgagttctttgtttttgtgaggtcacaaaatACATTTAGACATATCCACCTTCTCCGCTTACAGCCGTTTAGCCCCAGCCACTTATATTAAAGTTAAGCATTTTAGCCTAAACTGCTTTGGAATGAGTTACAATGGAGCTCATTTGCATTGGTCAGTCTTAGGGCCACTGTAAGGACACTTCTAGGGGATGAAAGAGGAGTCATGTAGAAGTGAATCtgaactgtttttggtgcataaaagtGCACAAACATCAGAAAAGGACCTCAGAGGGAAGAAAAGGGAATAGAGGGAAAATGTGgcatacgggccctttaaatcTGTAGATACTGTATAGATGAGAAAGCTGGAGGTGTATTAGAGTTTGGTGttattaccccccccccctcctttcgcccaatgacatgggacctgggataggctccacccccccgacccagaaggagaagcggcttaggaggggtgtgtgtgtgtatgtgtgtgtaagaccCCCCCCCACATTCCACCCTCCCCCACGCCTCCGTATGGCTGCACTAGCTCAGGAATCTATTACAGTCAATAACCTGCCCTGACAAGAACAGCTCTGTTCTGCAAATGATTTCACTGCTGACTAATTTCACTCCACCAATCACACAGTTAGGCCTTCTGTCAACGGCCAGGTCTGACTGCTCTAAACTCCACATACAGCATGCGTTCACGTGCACCACGCATTGTCTGATCAGCTGCTTCATCACTCTGGAGATAACAGCCAAGCATGTCGAATGCGTTTCTTGTAACAATGGACGAACTTtgtgaataaaacacattattactaaataattcagtcAAACAGGCTTGAAATCAATATTTCAGCTGAACAGCATGAGAAGCAGAGCAAGGACGGAGCAGCCTAAATAAAAGGCTGACCTATTTAAAAATTGAGCAACATTATTCTGAGCTCTGCGAATAAACAGTCCAGGCTGTTTTCAGTCCCTCCAACATTAATTGCCTTCTCGAGGAGAAGAACGGCAGATTTCAGCCACCGTGCAAGATATGAGCTGTAACTCCACGTGC
It contains:
- the c25h16orf87 gene encoding UPF0547 protein C16orf87 homolog, with the protein product MSTNKVKKVKMATKSCPECDQQIPVACKSCPCGYVFISRKLLNAKLSERSPPGLDKLDAKRRRTERIRKEKINLTSTNDMENRRRSRTNSQSDPIRRGRGRPKTVGLKKQEEEKEKQEKEVDIYANLSDEKAFVFSVALAEINRKILGQRLIL